In one Streptomyces sp. NBC_01288 genomic region, the following are encoded:
- a CDS encoding MetQ/NlpA family ABC transporter substrate-binding protein → MRKNIAITAAGLAVTVFGLTACGSGSDSGSGKSGGKADGTLVVGATAVPAGEVLTYIKDNLAVKAGLKLEIKEFTDYVLPNTALQEGSLDANLYQNQPFLDEFNKSKSTDLVSVVKAYLPPMGVYSKKVKDIAKLADGATVAVPNETTNEGRALKLLAAKGLITLKKGAGTDASPADITANPKHLRFKELDPAQLPRSLDDLDVAVINNNYAQDAGLSPAKDAILLESAKDNPYANLLAVKRGNEDDPRVEKLAKLLVSSDVKKFIAEKYKGSVLPVTSG, encoded by the coding sequence ATGCGCAAGAACATCGCCATCACGGCGGCCGGACTCGCCGTGACCGTCTTCGGCCTCACGGCCTGCGGTTCGGGTTCCGACTCCGGCTCGGGCAAGAGCGGTGGCAAGGCCGACGGCACGCTCGTCGTCGGCGCCACCGCCGTACCGGCCGGCGAGGTCCTGACGTACATCAAGGACAACCTGGCCGTGAAGGCCGGACTGAAGCTGGAGATCAAGGAGTTCACGGACTACGTCCTGCCGAACACCGCGCTCCAGGAGGGCTCGCTGGACGCGAACCTCTACCAGAACCAGCCCTTCCTGGACGAGTTCAACAAGTCCAAGAGCACCGACCTGGTCTCGGTCGTCAAGGCCTACCTGCCGCCGATGGGCGTGTACTCCAAGAAGGTCAAGGACATCGCGAAGCTCGCCGACGGAGCCACCGTCGCCGTGCCGAACGAGACCACCAACGAGGGACGCGCCCTCAAACTCCTCGCCGCCAAGGGGCTGATCACCCTCAAGAAGGGCGCGGGCACGGACGCGTCCCCCGCGGACATCACGGCCAACCCGAAGCACCTGAGGTTCAAGGAGCTGGACCCGGCCCAACTGCCGCGCTCGCTGGACGACTTGGACGTGGCCGTCATCAACAACAACTACGCCCAGGACGCGGGCCTCAGCCCCGCCAAGGACGCGATCCTCCTGGAGTCGGCGAAGGACAACCCCTACGCCAACCTCCTGGCCGTCAAACGCGGCAACGAGGACGACCCCCGCGTCGAGAAGCTCGCGAAGCTGCTCGTCTCCTCCGACGTGAAGAAGTTCATAGCGGAGAAGTACAAGGGCTCTGTCCTGCCGGTCACTTCCGGCTGA
- a CDS encoding GNAT family N-acetyltransferase — translation MTSTFPNISISTERLVLRPLDEDDVPALTEMMNDEQVAAWTDVPQPFTEAGARRWITNYAPAERTSGRGLDLAVTEFLTQRLVGVVQLTKTDWHIRSTELSYVIAPWARGEGYASEAALATAQWLFGDQKFERIELRTAADNTASQQVAQKIGCISEGVLRNACIAHVHADDGTWSDVRTDFIVWSLLPEDLEGTAEQLADIDGFTSLADWN, via the coding sequence ATGACGAGCACCTTCCCCAACATCTCCATCAGCACGGAGCGGTTGGTGCTCCGGCCCCTCGACGAGGACGACGTGCCCGCCCTGACCGAGATGATGAACGACGAGCAGGTCGCGGCCTGGACCGACGTCCCCCAGCCGTTCACCGAGGCCGGCGCCCGTCGGTGGATCACCAACTATGCGCCCGCCGAACGGACTTCGGGGCGCGGCCTCGACCTCGCCGTCACCGAGTTCCTCACCCAACGGCTCGTCGGCGTCGTCCAGTTGACCAAGACCGACTGGCACATCAGGTCCACCGAGCTGTCGTACGTCATCGCGCCCTGGGCCCGCGGCGAGGGCTACGCCTCCGAGGCGGCGCTCGCCACCGCCCAATGGCTGTTCGGGGACCAGAAGTTCGAGCGCATCGAGCTGCGCACCGCCGCCGACAACACGGCGTCCCAGCAGGTGGCCCAGAAGATCGGCTGCATCAGCGAGGGCGTTCTGCGCAACGCGTGCATAGCGCATGTCCACGCCGACGACGGCACCTGGAGCGACGTCCGTACCGACTTCATCGTGTGGAGCCTCCTCCCGGAGGACCTGGAGGGCACGGCCGAACAACTCGCGGACATCGACGGTTTCACGTCACTCGCCGACTGGAACTGA
- a CDS encoding methionine ABC transporter ATP-binding protein, with protein sequence MITTSGLTKVYRSRGREVTALDGVDLHVREGEVYGVIGQSGAGKSSLIRCVNLLEKPTAGTVTVAGQDLTALAGRGPRAGRELRQARSRIGMVFQHFNLLSSRTVQDNIELPLEILGKSGKDRSAKALELLDLVGLADKAKSYPAQLSGGQKQRVGIARALAGDPKVLLSDEATSALDPETTRSILQLLRDLNRQLGLTVLLITHEMDVVKNVCDSAALMRNGRIVESGTVSELLATPGSELASALFPVSGDAHGEDRTVVDVTFHGEAATQPVISQLSRTYNIDISILGAAIDTVGGLQVGRMRIELPGRYEDNVVPIGFLREQGLQIDVLGQEPVLLKEGAK encoded by the coding sequence GTGATCACCACATCGGGCCTGACCAAGGTCTACCGCTCACGCGGCCGTGAGGTCACCGCCCTCGACGGCGTCGATCTCCACGTCCGCGAAGGCGAGGTCTACGGCGTCATCGGCCAGTCCGGCGCCGGCAAGTCCTCGCTCATCCGCTGCGTCAACCTGCTGGAGAAGCCCACCGCGGGCACCGTCACCGTCGCCGGGCAGGACCTCACCGCCCTCGCCGGGCGCGGACCGCGCGCCGGACGGGAACTCCGGCAGGCGCGCAGCCGTATCGGCATGGTCTTCCAGCACTTCAACCTGCTCTCCTCGCGGACCGTGCAGGACAACATCGAGCTGCCGTTGGAGATCCTCGGCAAGTCCGGGAAGGATCGCTCCGCCAAGGCCCTCGAACTCCTCGACCTCGTCGGGCTCGCCGACAAGGCGAAGTCCTACCCGGCACAGCTCTCCGGCGGTCAGAAGCAGCGCGTCGGCATCGCCCGGGCGCTGGCCGGCGACCCCAAGGTGCTGCTGTCCGACGAGGCCACCAGCGCGCTCGACCCGGAGACCACCCGCTCGATCCTCCAGCTGCTGCGCGACCTGAACCGGCAGCTGGGCCTGACCGTCCTGCTCATCACCCATGAGATGGACGTCGTCAAGAACGTGTGCGACTCGGCCGCCCTGATGCGGAACGGCCGCATCGTCGAGTCCGGCACGGTGAGCGAACTGCTCGCCACCCCGGGCTCCGAGCTGGCCTCCGCGCTCTTCCCGGTCAGCGGCGATGCACACGGCGAGGACCGCACCGTCGTCGACGTCACCTTCCACGGCGAGGCCGCCACCCAGCCCGTCATCTCCCAGCTCTCGCGCACCTACAACATCGACATCTCGATCCTCGGCGCCGCCATCGACACCGTCGGCGGACTCCAGGTCGGCCGCATGCGCATCGAACTGCCCGGCCGCTACGAGGACAACGTCGTGCCGATCGGCTTCCTGCGCGAACAGGGCCTACAGATCGACGTGTTGGGCCAGGAGCCCGTACTGCTGAAGGAAGGTGCCAAGTGA
- the cbiE gene encoding precorrin-6y C5,15-methyltransferase (decarboxylating) subunit CbiE — protein MADRVTVIGWDGSPLTAAARSALAAATLVAGAPHHLALPEVPPRAERIRLGSVALAARRIAGHRGTAVVFADGDPGFFGVVRALHAPEFGLEVEVVPAVSSVAAAFARAGMPWDDAQVVVAHRRTLRRAVNVCRAHTKVAVLTSPGAGPAELGLLMEGVHRTFVICEELGTEHEQVTVLTSEKAADRTWRDPNVVIVMGGPVGPTVTGTTAEGWIAGRDPSAVARGWTLPAEAYGGRLGEGETDLLRAAQLARLGPRVGDLVWDIGCGSGAFAIEAARAGAAVIAVDRDTQACTRTDSAARSFGVHLQIVQGDAPHILENLPEPDVVRVGGGGVAVVSAVADRRPQRIVAHAATRDEAELVGRDLTEHGYHVECALLQSVELDTRAWTETERSVAFLLSGLLPERVS, from the coding sequence ATGGCCGACCGCGTCACGGTGATCGGCTGGGACGGCTCTCCGCTGACCGCCGCGGCACGCTCCGCCCTCGCCGCCGCCACCCTGGTGGCGGGCGCGCCCCACCATCTCGCGCTCCCCGAGGTACCTCCGCGCGCCGAGCGCATCCGCCTCGGCAGCGTCGCCCTCGCCGCCCGCCGCATCGCGGGCCATCGCGGCACGGCGGTCGTGTTCGCCGACGGGGACCCCGGCTTCTTCGGAGTCGTACGGGCCCTGCACGCACCCGAGTTCGGCCTGGAGGTCGAGGTTGTCCCCGCCGTCTCCTCGGTGGCCGCCGCCTTCGCCCGCGCCGGGATGCCCTGGGACGACGCACAGGTGGTCGTCGCACACAGGCGCACCCTGCGACGCGCGGTGAATGTGTGCCGGGCCCACACAAAGGTCGCCGTCCTCACCTCACCGGGCGCCGGACCCGCCGAACTCGGTCTCCTCATGGAGGGCGTCCACCGCACCTTCGTCATCTGCGAGGAACTGGGCACCGAGCACGAGCAGGTCACCGTCCTCACCTCCGAGAAGGCCGCCGACCGCACCTGGCGCGACCCCAACGTCGTCATCGTCATGGGCGGCCCGGTCGGCCCGACCGTCACCGGAACCACCGCCGAGGGCTGGATCGCCGGCCGCGACCCGTCCGCGGTCGCCCGCGGCTGGACCCTCCCCGCCGAGGCCTACGGCGGCCGACTCGGCGAGGGCGAGACCGATCTGCTCCGGGCCGCCCAGCTCGCCCGTCTCGGCCCGCGCGTCGGAGACCTGGTGTGGGACATCGGCTGCGGCAGCGGCGCCTTCGCCATCGAGGCGGCCCGCGCCGGAGCGGCCGTCATCGCCGTCGACCGGGACACCCAGGCCTGCACCCGCACCGACTCCGCCGCCCGGAGCTTCGGCGTGCACCTCCAGATCGTTCAGGGCGACGCCCCGCACATCCTGGAGAACCTCCCCGAACCCGACGTGGTACGGGTCGGCGGCGGGGGAGTGGCCGTCGTCTCCGCGGTCGCCGACCGGCGCCCGCAGCGCATCGTGGCGCACGCCGCCACCCGCGACGAGGCCGAACTCGTCGGCCGCGACCTCACGGAGCACGGCTACCACGTGGAGTGCGCCCTCCTCCAGTCCGTCGAACTCGACACCAGGGCCTGGACGGAGACGGAACGGAGCGTCGCGTTCCTGCTCAGCGGCCTCCTTCCGGAGCGCGTTTCCTGA
- a CDS encoding HAD family hydrolase translates to MKIHAEALLFDNDGTLVSSLESVRRCWTRWAEEFGITAEDFARVELHGRTAVAIAADLLPADVVPAAVARIEALEVEDVPNGGAVPLPGTRDFLDSLPADRWAVVTSATRRLAEARLAYAGILPKTLVVAEDVTRGKPDPEPYLLAARQLGVDPARCVVFEDAPAGLQAGRAAGMITVALATTHEAHELDADLVVSDLSALSALVSDGGVEISVRG, encoded by the coding sequence ATGAAGATCCACGCTGAGGCCCTCCTGTTCGACAACGACGGCACGCTCGTCTCCTCCCTCGAATCCGTGCGCCGGTGCTGGACCCGGTGGGCGGAGGAGTTCGGGATCACGGCCGAGGACTTCGCCCGGGTCGAGCTGCACGGGCGGACCGCCGTGGCGATAGCCGCCGACCTGCTGCCCGCCGACGTCGTCCCGGCCGCGGTCGCGCGGATCGAGGCGCTGGAGGTGGAGGACGTGCCCAATGGGGGTGCCGTTCCGCTGCCCGGCACCCGGGACTTCCTCGACTCGCTGCCCGCCGACCGCTGGGCCGTCGTCACCTCCGCCACCCGGCGCCTCGCCGAGGCCCGGCTCGCGTACGCCGGCATCCTCCCCAAGACCCTCGTGGTCGCCGAGGACGTCACGCGCGGCAAGCCCGACCCCGAGCCCTACCTGCTCGCCGCACGCCAGTTGGGCGTCGACCCGGCCCGCTGTGTCGTCTTCGAGGACGCACCGGCGGGCCTCCAGGCGGGCCGCGCGGCCGGGATGATCACCGTGGCATTGGCCACAACCCACGAGGCCCACGAGCTCGACGCCGACCTTGTTGTGAGTGACCTGTCAGCCCTGTCCGCCCTGGTCAGTGACGGGGGAGTCGAGATCTCCGTACGCGGCTGA
- a CDS encoding MetQ/NlpA family ABC transporter substrate-binding protein, which yields MRNTAKLTTAVLAAGALTFGLSACGSDKGSSSASSDYSGPLVVAASPTPHAEILDYVKDHLAKKAGLDLEVKEFTDYVTPNTATEDGSVGANYFQNQPYLDDFNKKNGTHIVPVVTVHLEPLGLYSHKVKSAEALKSGATVAVPNDSVNEARALKLLAANGLITLKSGVGNEATPADITKNPKKLKFKELEAAQTPRSLDDVDAAVINGNYAISSGLKPAKDALILESAKNNPYGNFLAVKKGNEKDPRVKKLAKLLTSPEVKKFIESKYAGSVIPSF from the coding sequence GTGCGTAACACCGCAAAGCTCACCACCGCCGTCCTCGCCGCCGGAGCCCTCACCTTCGGGCTCTCCGCCTGCGGCTCGGACAAGGGTTCCTCCTCGGCCTCCTCCGACTACAGCGGACCGCTGGTCGTCGCCGCGAGCCCGACCCCGCACGCCGAGATCCTCGACTACGTCAAGGACCACCTGGCGAAGAAGGCCGGACTCGACCTGGAGGTCAAGGAGTTCACCGACTACGTCACGCCGAACACGGCGACGGAGGACGGCTCGGTGGGCGCCAACTACTTCCAGAACCAGCCGTACCTGGACGACTTCAACAAGAAGAACGGCACCCACATCGTGCCCGTCGTCACGGTCCACCTGGAGCCGCTCGGCCTCTACTCCCACAAGGTCAAGAGCGCCGAGGCCCTCAAGAGCGGCGCGACCGTCGCCGTCCCGAACGACAGCGTCAACGAGGCCCGCGCCCTCAAGCTGCTCGCGGCGAACGGGCTGATCACCCTCAAGTCCGGTGTGGGCAACGAGGCGACCCCCGCGGACATCACCAAGAACCCGAAGAAGCTCAAGTTCAAGGAACTGGAGGCGGCCCAGACCCCGCGCTCCCTGGACGACGTCGACGCGGCCGTCATCAACGGCAACTACGCGATCTCCTCGGGCCTGAAGCCCGCCAAGGACGCCCTGATCCTGGAGTCGGCGAAGAACAACCCGTACGGCAACTTCCTCGCCGTGAAGAAGGGCAACGAGAAGGACCCGCGCGTCAAGAAGCTCGCGAAGCTGCTCACTTCGCCCGAGGTGAAGAAGTTCATCGAGAGCAAGTACGCCGGTTCCGTCATTCCGTCCTTCTGA
- a CDS encoding methionine ABC transporter permease produces the protein MTWSEMQPLLSQACWDTLYMVGWSTVIAVVGGLPLGILLVLTDRGGLLQNVAANKVIGQIVNVARSLPFIILMVALMNFTRTITGTTIGREAAIVPLAIGAIPFFARLVETAVREVDGGLVEAVQSMGGNTWTVVRKVLVPESLPSLISSTTTTIVALIGYSAMAGTVGAGGLGDIAIRYGYQRFETQLMWITVAILAVVISLIQFAGDYAARSLHRRGGQSGAAPRLRLLKASTATSETV, from the coding sequence GTGACCTGGTCCGAGATGCAGCCGCTGCTGTCCCAGGCGTGTTGGGACACGCTGTACATGGTCGGCTGGTCCACGGTCATCGCCGTCGTCGGCGGACTCCCGCTCGGCATCCTGCTCGTCCTGACCGACCGCGGCGGACTGCTCCAGAACGTCGCCGCGAACAAGGTCATCGGGCAGATCGTGAACGTCGCCCGCTCGCTGCCGTTCATCATCCTCATGGTCGCGCTGATGAACTTCACCCGGACCATCACCGGCACGACCATCGGCCGCGAGGCCGCCATCGTGCCGCTCGCGATCGGGGCAATCCCCTTCTTCGCACGGCTCGTTGAGACGGCTGTCCGGGAAGTGGACGGCGGGCTCGTCGAGGCCGTGCAGTCGATGGGCGGCAACACGTGGACCGTCGTACGCAAGGTCCTCGTACCGGAGTCCCTGCCCTCGCTGATCTCCAGCACCACGACCACGATCGTCGCGCTCATCGGCTACTCCGCCATGGCCGGCACGGTCGGCGCCGGAGGCCTGGGCGACATCGCCATCCGCTACGGCTACCAGCGCTTCGAGACCCAGCTGATGTGGATCACCGTGGCGATCCTCGCGGTCGTCATCTCCCTCATCCAGTTCGCCGGCGACTACGCGGCCCGCTCGCTGCACCGGCGCGGCGGGCAGTCCGGTGCCGCGCCCAGGCTCCGGCTGCTCAAGGCGTCCACCGCGACGAGCGAGACCGTCTGA
- the cobT gene encoding nicotinate-nucleotide--dimethylbenzimidazole phosphoribosyltransferase: MTDTGQIPAEGLPENAGMVEQPGVPAHGAYTYLSETTAEDEDLLLLPGAQGAWGNEVPPPAPEPVFETVHEPAPQEAAAYEPGLHEAAAQEPGVYEVVSPEAVPQEAAEQGAAVPEPVPHEAAVHEPGPHETAGRDSGSVDLGGVRLPAPPPPAPVPPRRPLHLGPPLPDTSASPVRSLADRGPAGAPLRQAGPPTTGPEYFDAPQLRDLPPQGAAPWGAQVPVGAGVQTAETVVPVGKPEGQLVGESVGGGIAMALDAGVVVPEPEPGPVMVAGASTGKDADLAQAPDAGGAWQGHGQSFNGEPAAAFAHVSTEGSGHAGVGVAEVGQLPEGTEGLVAEQAQVQAPVLAEVQDQAQAPVQAEVPGSDAGFVPGGDGHGGDAGYVPEGVGAFEAVPVPEAAFVVDAGQELEPEQVAVPVPAPSFGADVVPEPEAVPVPEEAFPSEGAVLPEAVDVAGAEEGFDAGFAAADEQVAQPVLAQGPEEVLAQEAAPEPVLVQDAVREPEAVAAPEPVQAEDVVYAPAPDQVLEAPHAPETTPVGETAVIQEAEPTPAAFQEVETPLAEPEAEATPAPEEAPLSAEAPPEPEPQPELQPQPQPHPDDSLGRFVPVEGVVPTTPHLAPTPPHPLVLPAEEQPAQQPGGTEDAFAAVPAPREADPGSDLEPELVQHADDLDTRAADQEEESTAVVEDVRESTGPAAPAYNDAEREAVLKVMRERRDIRNGFRSDPIPHDVLLRVLEAAHTAPSVGHSQPWDFVVIRSADTRRNMHELAQSQREAYAKSLPKGRAKQFKELKIEAILDTPVNIVVTADPTRGGRHTLGRHTQPQMAPYSAALAVENLWLAARAEGLGVGWVSFFDEREMVRALGLPEHLEVIAYLCVGYVDEFPDEPELMQAGWSKRRPLSWVVHEETYGRRALPGEDPHDLLAETVAGIRPLDAKALGEAWERQKRMTKPPGSLGMLEIISAQLSGLSRQCPPPIPEPAAVAIFAGDHGVHAQGVTPWPQEVTAQMVANFLGGGAVCNAFASQVGAEVCVVDVGVASELPATPGLLPRKIRAGTSDMTTGPAMSREEAKQAIEVGIETARDLVAAGNKALLTGEMGIANTTASAALISVFTDTDPAEVTGRGTGINDETLARKTEVVRRAIELHQPDPADPIGVLAAVGGFEHAAMVGLLLGGASLRTPVILDGVSAGAAALVARAIAPEVLAACIAGHRSAEPGHVAALNKLGLRPLVDLDLRLGEGTGALLALPLVQSTARAMHEVATFDSAGVTEK, translated from the coding sequence ATGACCGACACCGGCCAGATCCCGGCCGAGGGGCTGCCGGAGAACGCAGGCATGGTGGAACAGCCAGGCGTTCCCGCGCACGGCGCGTACACCTACCTCTCCGAGACCACCGCCGAGGACGAAGACCTGCTGCTCCTCCCGGGCGCCCAGGGCGCCTGGGGCAACGAGGTCCCGCCTCCCGCCCCCGAGCCCGTTTTCGAGACGGTTCATGAGCCGGCCCCGCAGGAAGCGGCGGCCTACGAGCCGGGCTTGCACGAGGCTGCCGCGCAGGAGCCGGGTGTGTACGAGGTCGTATCGCCCGAGGCGGTTCCGCAGGAAGCGGCTGAGCAAGGGGCTGCTGTGCCCGAGCCGGTTCCGCATGAGGCCGCTGTACATGAGCCGGGTCCGCACGAGACGGCCGGCCGTGACAGCGGTTCCGTCGATCTGGGGGGCGTCCGGCTGCCCGCACCGCCGCCGCCCGCGCCGGTTCCGCCGCGCCGTCCGCTGCACCTCGGCCCGCCCCTCCCCGACACCTCCGCGAGCCCGGTCCGTTCCCTCGCCGACCGCGGCCCCGCAGGCGCGCCGCTACGGCAGGCGGGCCCGCCGACGACCGGCCCCGAGTACTTCGACGCACCCCAACTCCGTGACCTGCCCCCGCAGGGCGCGGCTCCCTGGGGCGCCCAGGTTCCGGTGGGCGCGGGGGTGCAGACAGCGGAAACGGTTGTTCCGGTTGGCAAACCGGAGGGTCAGCTCGTCGGTGAGTCCGTCGGCGGCGGGATCGCCATGGCCCTGGACGCCGGGGTGGTCGTGCCGGAGCCCGAGCCGGGTCCGGTCATGGTCGCGGGTGCGAGCACCGGCAAGGACGCCGACCTGGCGCAGGCTCCCGACGCCGGCGGGGCGTGGCAGGGGCATGGGCAGTCGTTCAACGGTGAGCCCGCGGCCGCTTTCGCCCACGTGAGCACGGAGGGTTCCGGGCACGCCGGTGTCGGTGTCGCCGAGGTGGGTCAACTGCCGGAGGGCACCGAGGGGTTGGTTGCCGAGCAGGCCCAGGTGCAGGCACCGGTGCTGGCCGAGGTACAGGATCAGGCGCAGGCTCCGGTGCAGGCGGAGGTGCCGGGCTCCGATGCCGGGTTCGTGCCTGGCGGTGACGGGCACGGTGGTGATGCCGGGTACGTGCCGGAGGGTGTGGGTGCCTTCGAGGCTGTGCCGGTTCCCGAGGCCGCGTTTGTCGTGGACGCCGGTCAGGAGTTGGAGCCGGAGCAGGTCGCTGTTCCGGTTCCCGCGCCGAGTTTCGGTGCCGATGTCGTGCCGGAGCCCGAAGCCGTGCCGGTTCCCGAGGAGGCGTTCCCTTCTGAGGGTGCCGTGTTGCCGGAGGCCGTTGATGTGGCGGGAGCCGAAGAGGGCTTCGACGCCGGGTTCGCTGCCGCTGACGAGCAGGTTGCCCAGCCCGTACTCGCTCAGGGTCCCGAAGAGGTGCTCGCGCAAGAAGCCGCCCCCGAGCCGGTGTTGGTTCAGGACGCCGTGCGGGAGCCCGAGGCCGTAGCCGCCCCGGAGCCGGTCCAGGCAGAGGACGTCGTGTACGCCCCCGCCCCCGACCAGGTTCTCGAAGCCCCTCACGCCCCCGAGACCACCCCGGTCGGCGAGACGGCGGTCATCCAGGAAGCCGAGCCAACTCCGGCCGCTTTCCAGGAGGTTGAGACACCTCTCGCCGAGCCCGAGGCCGAAGCGACACCGGCCCCCGAGGAAGCCCCCCTCTCAGCCGAAGCCCCGCCGGAGCCCGAGCCGCAGCCGGAGTTGCAGCCCCAGCCGCAGCCCCACCCGGACGACTCCCTCGGCCGTTTCGTCCCGGTGGAGGGAGTCGTGCCCACCACCCCCCACCTCGCACCGACCCCGCCGCACCCGCTCGTCCTCCCCGCGGAGGAGCAACCGGCGCAGCAACCGGGCGGCACAGAGGACGCCTTCGCCGCAGTCCCCGCGCCCCGCGAGGCGGACCCAGGCTCGGACCTCGAACCGGAACTCGTACAGCACGCGGACGACCTGGACACCCGGGCCGCTGATCAGGAAGAAGAGAGCACGGCCGTAGTGGAAGACGTACGAGAGTCCACCGGCCCTGCCGCGCCCGCCTACAACGACGCCGAGCGCGAGGCCGTGCTCAAGGTGATGCGAGAGCGTCGGGACATTCGCAACGGCTTCCGCAGCGATCCGATCCCGCACGACGTGCTGTTGCGGGTGCTGGAGGCGGCGCACACCGCGCCGTCCGTCGGGCACTCGCAGCCCTGGGACTTCGTCGTCATTCGGTCCGCCGACACCCGCCGGAACATGCACGAACTGGCCCAGAGCCAGCGCGAGGCGTACGCGAAGTCGCTGCCGAAGGGCAGGGCGAAGCAGTTCAAGGAACTGAAGATCGAGGCGATCCTCGACACCCCGGTGAACATCGTCGTCACCGCGGACCCGACCCGCGGCGGCCGCCACACGCTGGGCCGGCACACGCAGCCGCAGATGGCGCCGTACTCCGCCGCCCTCGCCGTCGAGAACCTCTGGCTCGCCGCGCGCGCCGAGGGCCTCGGCGTCGGCTGGGTCAGTTTCTTCGACGAGCGCGAGATGGTCCGCGCGCTCGGGCTGCCGGAGCACCTTGAGGTCATCGCGTACCTCTGCGTCGGCTACGTCGACGAGTTCCCGGACGAGCCCGAACTGATGCAGGCCGGCTGGTCCAAGCGCCGCCCGCTGTCGTGGGTCGTGCACGAGGAGACCTACGGCCGTCGGGCGCTGCCCGGCGAGGACCCGCACGACCTGCTCGCCGAGACCGTCGCCGGGATCCGCCCGCTGGACGCGAAGGCGCTCGGCGAGGCGTGGGAGCGGCAGAAGCGGATGACGAAGCCGCCGGGTTCGCTCGGCATGCTGGAGATCATCTCCGCGCAGCTGTCCGGTCTTTCCCGGCAGTGCCCGCCGCCGATCCCGGAGCCCGCGGCCGTCGCGATCTTCGCGGGTGACCACGGTGTGCACGCGCAGGGAGTCACGCCCTGGCCGCAGGAGGTCACGGCCCAGATGGTCGCCAACTTCCTTGGCGGCGGGGCGGTTTGCAACGCCTTCGCGAGCCAGGTGGGCGCCGAGGTGTGCGTCGTGGATGTCGGCGTGGCCTCCGAACTCCCGGCCACGCCAGGCCTGTTGCCCCGCAAGATCCGCGCCGGTACGTCCGACATGACGACCGGCCCGGCGATGTCCCGCGAGGAGGCCAAGCAGGCCATCGAGGTGGGCATCGAGACGGCCCGCGATCTGGTGGCGGCCGGCAACAAGGCTTTGCTCACGGGCGAGATGGGCATCGCGAACACGACCGCGTCGGCGGCCCTGATCTCGGTCTTCACGGACACCGACCCGGCGGAGGTGACGGGACGCGGCACGGGCATCAACGACGAGACCCTGGCCCGCAAGACGGAGGTCGTGCGCCGCGCGATCGAACTCCACCAGCCGGACCCGGCCGACCCCATCGGCGTCCTCGCCGCGGTCGGCGGCTTCGAACACGCGGCGATGGTGGGCCTGTTGCTCGGCGGCGCGTCCCTGCGTACGCCGGTGATCCTGGACGGCGTCAGCGCCGGCGCGGCGGCTCTCGTGGCCCGCGCGATCGCGCCCGAGGTCCTCGCGGCCTGCATCGCGGGCCACCGCAGCGCCGAACCGGGTCACGTGGCGGCCTTGAACAAGCTCGGCCTGCGCCCCTTGGTCGACCTGGACCTCCGCCTCGGCGAGGGCACGGGCGCGCTGCTGGCCCTGCCGCTGGTACAGAGCACGGCGCGGGCGATGCACGAGGTGGCGACGTTCGATTCCGCAGGGGTGACGGAAAAGTAG